Proteins co-encoded in one Nitrospirota bacterium genomic window:
- the lptB gene encoding LPS export ABC transporter ATP-binding protein, which produces MHTLEVKNLKKNYHGKEAVRDISININSGEIVGLLGPNGAGKTTTFYMVLGLITPDSGAVFLDGENLNSSPMYKRAKKGIGYLPQEASIFRKLSVEDNISAVLEVSEDGKTNNGGRLKDILEEFKLTPFAGRLGYQLSGGERRKVEIARVLALNPLFILLDEPFAGIDPLAVIELKKTIEQLKEKGIGLIITDHNVRETLSITDRAYIISDGSILAHGQPEVLVCNEGVRRNYLGEDFRL; this is translated from the coding sequence ATGCATACATTAGAGGTCAAAAATCTTAAAAAAAACTACCACGGCAAAGAAGCTGTCAGGGACATCAGCATAAATATTAATTCAGGAGAAATAGTAGGTTTGCTCGGACCAAACGGCGCAGGGAAGACAACCACATTTTATATGGTGCTGGGACTCATCACGCCGGACAGCGGAGCGGTTTTTCTTGACGGTGAAAACCTCAACAGCTCTCCCATGTATAAAAGGGCAAAAAAAGGGATAGGCTATCTTCCGCAGGAAGCCTCTATTTTCAGAAAACTGAGCGTTGAGGATAACATCAGCGCCGTTCTTGAGGTGTCTGAAGACGGGAAGACGAATAACGGCGGCAGGCTTAAAGATATTCTTGAAGAGTTTAAATTAACTCCCTTTGCAGGGAGGCTCGGGTATCAGCTTTCGGGCGGCGAGCGCAGAAAGGTTGAAATAGCAAGAGTTCTGGCATTAAATCCGCTGTTTATTCTGCTTGATGAACCTTTTGCAGGGATAGACCCCCTTGCAGTGATAGAATTAAAAAAAACAATAGAACAACTTAAAGAAAAGGGAATAGGGCTGATAATAACGGACCATAATGTAAGGGAGACGCTTTCAATAACCGACAGGGCTTATATAATCAGCGACGGCAGTATCCTTGCACACGGCCAACCGGAGGTTTTAGTTTGCAATGAAGGTGTAAGAAGAAACTACCTTGGAGAGGATTTCAGGCTCTGA
- the rpoN gene encoding RNA polymerase factor sigma-54, giving the protein MALENKLELKLSQKLVLTPQLQQSIKLLQLPQLELSQNLAQELMENPFLEEVFEGPSDDSEAPAAAKEEEAPQEAHDDTEVPLERIFDFTTSDYFDERASDGRDLGYFNDADPLPTFEYSNKRPDLSEHLLWQLRLSRESEPVGRAAEIIIGNLNDDGYLLASMEEMAAAANVDAATIEEALAFIQNFDPSGVGARDLQECLLLQIKPLKLGNTLVDKILREGFSELNSKKYKQLASKFKASIDDVLVAVKIIEGLDPRPGRNYSNTDAIHITPDVYVEELEGKFIIILNDEGVPRLRLSNYYKRLLKNKNSLSEEERKFLDEKMRSAMWLLKSLDQRNKTIYRVTENILKFQEEFFRKGIRYLRPMILKDVALDLELHESTISRVTSNKYLQCPRGLFSFRFFFSNAVPGRDNVSATTVKEIIKDLIEKEDPNAPLNDKLIVETLRSRSINVAHRTVAKYRDEMKIQSHARRKKRF; this is encoded by the coding sequence ATGGCATTAGAAAATAAACTTGAACTAAAACTGAGCCAGAAGCTGGTGCTGACGCCGCAGCTTCAGCAGTCCATAAAACTCCTGCAGCTTCCGCAGCTTGAACTTTCCCAGAATTTGGCGCAGGAACTAATGGAAAATCCTTTTCTTGAAGAAGTTTTTGAAGGTCCTTCTGATGATTCAGAGGCGCCGGCGGCTGCAAAAGAGGAGGAAGCCCCACAGGAGGCTCATGACGATACCGAAGTTCCTCTGGAAAGGATATTTGACTTTACAACAAGCGACTATTTTGATGAAAGGGCAAGCGACGGCAGGGATCTCGGTTATTTTAACGATGCTGACCCGTTGCCTACTTTTGAGTACAGCAACAAAAGGCCTGACCTGAGCGAGCATCTGCTATGGCAGTTGAGGCTTTCCCGTGAGTCAGAACCGGTTGGCAGGGCGGCAGAAATAATTATCGGAAACCTTAATGATGACGGCTATCTTTTGGCATCAATGGAGGAAATGGCCGCGGCAGCAAATGTTGATGCTGCAACGATTGAGGAAGCTCTTGCCTTTATCCAGAATTTTGACCCGTCAGGTGTTGGGGCAAGGGACTTGCAGGAGTGTCTGCTCCTTCAGATAAAACCGTTAAAACTGGGAAACACCCTTGTTGACAAAATTCTTAGGGAGGGATTCTCTGAGCTTAACAGCAAAAAGTATAAACAGTTAGCCTCTAAATTTAAAGCGTCTATTGATGATGTTCTGGTAGCAGTAAAAATTATTGAGGGGCTGGACCCAAGGCCCGGCAGGAATTACTCAAATACCGATGCAATACATATAACACCCGATGTATATGTTGAAGAATTAGAAGGCAAGTTTATTATAATACTCAATGACGAGGGCGTTCCCAGGCTCAGGCTGTCAAATTATTACAAGAGACTTTTGAAAAACAAGAATTCATTATCTGAGGAGGAAAGGAAATTCCTTGATGAAAAAATGCGTTCTGCCATGTGGCTGCTTAAAAGCCTTGACCAGAGGAACAAAACGATTTACAGAGTAACTGAAAATATTTTGAAATTTCAGGAAGAATTTTTCAGAAAAGGGATAAGATATCTTAGACCAATGATCCTCAAGGATGTAGCATTAGACCTGGAACTGCATGAAAGCACAATCAGCAGGGTGACGTCCAATAAATACCTGCAGTGCCCCAGAGGTCTTTTCAGCTTCAGATTCTTTTTCAGTAATGCCGTGCCCGGGAGGGACAATGTCTCCGCTACAACGGTTAAGGAAATTATAAAGGATCTGATAGAAAAAGAGGACCCTAATGCCCCGCTTAATGACAAACTTATTGTTGAAACGCTCAGAAGCAGAAGTATAAATGTTGCTCACAGGACCGTTGCAAAATACCGCGATGAGATGAAGATACAGTCTCATGCAAGGCGCAAAAAAAGATTTTAG
- the lptA gene encoding lipopolysaccharide transport periplasmic protein LptA: protein MSRAYFIAKIIFIIIIFAANAMASAVAVSGEKKPLVITSDTLMADNKTNTAVFEGSVVAKTDDIVMHSDKMTVFYDNSEGKVSKIYASGNVKVHKKERVIFSNEATYLDEEGKIIFTGEPRAVEGENIITGTQIIYYLKDDRSVVEGSKVFMKSSQQTKK, encoded by the coding sequence ATGTCCAGGGCATATTTTATCGCTAAAATAATTTTTATTATTATAATTTTTGCCGCCAATGCTATGGCGTCGGCTGTTGCCGTCTCCGGCGAGAAAAAGCCGTTAGTCATTACTTCAGATACGCTCATGGCGGACAATAAGACCAATACAGCCGTCTTTGAGGGCTCTGTGGTGGCAAAAACCGATGATATAGTAATGCACTCCGATAAGATGACGGTCTTTTATGATAATTCAGAGGGAAAAGTATCAAAAATATATGCATCGGGAAATGTGAAGGTTCATAAGAAAGAACGCGTCATTTTTTCAAACGAGGCAACATATCTGGACGAAGAGGGGAAGATTATTTTTACGGGCGAGCCGCGGGCGGTTGAGGGAGAAAATATTATTACGGGTACACAAATAATTTACTACCTTAAAGATGACCGCTCTGTGGTTGAAGGCAGTAAGGTATTTATGAAGAGCAGCCAGCAGACAAAGAAATAA
- the lptC gene encoding LPS export ABC transporter periplasmic protein LptC — protein sequence MKGKLLLVLSIVLALVFFLILSYRENSVKPRSSYKTSAIKGFHLARKAGDRIKWELTAESADFQEGNNEIFLSDITVKIYQEKEIILTGGKGNYSVQEKLLEIGMPVEITMDGSVLTTNSLTWHGEDEVMTTRDNVSLKGKNFLMQGKGLTVNVSDRKVKVLKDVQGIFYR from the coding sequence ATGAAGGGCAAGCTGCTGTTAGTTTTATCCATAGTATTGGCCCTTGTGTTTTTTCTCATACTGAGTTACAGGGAAAACAGTGTAAAACCACGGTCTTCATATAAGACGTCCGCTATAAAAGGCTTTCATTTAGCCCGTAAGGCTGGAGATAGGATTAAATGGGAACTTACTGCAGAAAGCGCTGACTTTCAGGAAGGGAATAACGAAATTTTCCTCAGTGATATAACCGTGAAAATATATCAGGAGAAGGAAATAATCCTTACCGGAGGCAAGGGAAATTACAGCGTGCAGGAGAAACTGCTTGAAATAGGCATGCCTGTGGAGATAACAATGGACGGGTCTGTATTGACTACAAACTCCCTGACATGGCACGGCGAGGATGAAGTGATGACAACCCGTGATAATGTCAGCCTTAAAGGCAAAAACTTTTTAATGCAAGGCAAGGGGCTTACGGTAAATGTAAGCGACAGGAAGGTAAAGGTATTGAAAGATGTCCAGGGCATATTTTATCGCTAA